A DNA window from Desulfobacterales bacterium contains the following coding sequences:
- a CDS encoding cysteine desulfurase family protein has translation MKVINLDHISAKPLLPEIKKVMIEAIEKDYHNPSSQHKSGEEAAAALQNAREAVAQLLNCKTPKEIVFTSGGTESVNHAIKGVAMANEDKGKHIITSNIEHNAVIRSLRRLKSAGFAVTSLPVDANGRVKPQDVADAITKETILVSVMHSNNETGTLQPIEEIGKITREKKVIFHTDAVDSAGVLPMDVQKLGVDLLSFAANTFYGPAGVGGLYIRRGTRIFPLLDGGVQENNKRAGAENLVGIIGTGKAAELAVRDMDKRLAHLKTLKNKLLNDFPKSIDEYIVNTHPEFSLPNLVSISVQYIEGESVMLMLDDENIAVSTRSACATGSLRASHVLLSLGLSHADAQGTLVISFGIDNTEKDIDTFLKALKQVVTTLRDISPLYQKASQT, from the coding sequence ATGAAAGTTATCAATCTGGACCATATTTCGGCCAAACCGCTATTGCCGGAAATCAAAAAGGTGATGATTGAGGCCATTGAAAAAGATTATCACAACCCCTCCAGCCAGCATAAATCGGGCGAAGAAGCTGCTGCGGCACTTCAAAACGCGCGTGAAGCGGTCGCGCAGTTGCTGAACTGCAAGACACCCAAGGAAATTGTCTTTACATCCGGTGGAACCGAGTCCGTCAACCATGCCATCAAAGGTGTGGCCATGGCGAATGAAGATAAAGGCAAGCACATCATTACCTCCAACATCGAGCACAATGCCGTCATCCGCAGTTTACGACGTCTCAAATCCGCCGGGTTTGCCGTTACCTCGCTTCCGGTGGACGCCAACGGGCGTGTGAAGCCGCAGGATGTGGCCGATGCCATCACCAAGGAAACGATTCTGGTGTCTGTTATGCACAGCAACAACGAAACCGGCACTCTGCAACCGATTGAGGAAATTGGCAAGATTACCCGTGAAAAAAAGGTGATATTTCACACCGATGCGGTGGATTCGGCTGGAGTGCTGCCGATGGACGTACAAAAACTGGGGGTGGATTTGCTCAGCTTTGCGGCCAATACGTTTTATGGCCCGGCAGGTGTCGGGGGGCTGTATATCCGCCGCGGCACCCGTATATTTCCCCTGCTGGATGGCGGCGTTCAGGAAAACAATAAGCGTGCCGGTGCCGAGAATCTAGTGGGCATTATCGGGACTGGCAAAGCGGCAGAGCTTGCAGTGCGGGACATGGACAAGCGCTTGGCGCATCTGAAAACTTTAAAAAACAAACTCTTAAACGATTTTCCTAAGAGCATCGACGAATATATTGTCAATACGCATCCAGAATTTAGCTTGCCCAATCTGGTGTCAATTTCGGTTCAATATATCGAAGGGGAAAGTGTGATGCTGATGCTCGATGATGAAAATATCGCTGTATCGACGCGTTCTGCATGTGCAACCGGCTCATTGCGAGCCTCGCATGTCCTGCTGTCTTTGGGCCTCAGTCATGCCGATGCGCAGGGAACCCTGGTTATCTCTTTTGGGATCGATAATACGGAAAAAGATATCGATACCTTTCTAAAGGCCCTTAAGCAGGTGGTCACGACGCTGCGCGATATATCTCCTCTCTATCAGAAGGCTTCTCAGACCTAA
- a CDS encoding FHA domain-containing protein: MLKLELKFKGKVLKQIETNQNEICIGRSNNNDIVIDNLAVSKEHAKIIKLPDGYGLVDLDSTNGTLLNNKDIKKAKLVPQDVLTIGKHTIEIKSTDEKKTVAADLADKTVKVSSSK, encoded by the coding sequence ATGCTAAAACTGGAACTAAAATTCAAAGGCAAAGTTCTTAAACAAATTGAAACCAATCAGAATGAAATCTGCATTGGTCGGAGCAACAACAACGACATTGTCATCGATAATTTGGCGGTTTCAAAAGAGCATGCCAAGATCATCAAATTGCCAGATGGCTATGGCCTGGTGGACCTCGATAGCACCAATGGCACCTTATTAAACAATAAGGACATTAAAAAAGCGAAATTAGTGCCGCAGGATGTTCTCACCATCGGCAAACACACCATAGAAATCAAGTCAACGGATGAAAAGAAAACCGTGGCTGCGGATCTGGCCGATAAAACCGTAAAAGTATCCTCATCAAAATAA
- a CDS encoding tetratricopeptide repeat protein, protein MSKAKKKFQAAMTQFVGQNYNKSIDLFSEAIASDPEFKMAFKSRGAAYLRLGNIPDALADFNRVLELDPQNARAFHLRGLAHEKAGDYSEALEDLSKAIEIDPEYGAAYYSRANLYSKIGDTDHATEDAEMVTHLTEINIETFGDENNVWRSRQLQLETISNDNLAMKR, encoded by the coding sequence ATGTCAAAAGCCAAAAAAAAATTTCAAGCGGCCATGACGCAGTTTGTCGGCCAAAATTACAATAAAAGTATCGATTTATTTAGTGAGGCCATTGCCTCCGATCCGGAATTCAAGATGGCCTTTAAAAGCCGCGGTGCGGCCTACCTTCGATTGGGCAACATCCCGGATGCGCTGGCCGATTTTAACCGTGTTCTGGAATTGGACCCACAAAACGCGCGGGCATTTCATTTGCGCGGCTTAGCGCACGAAAAGGCCGGTGATTATTCTGAGGCCCTTGAAGACTTGAGCAAAGCCATTGAGATTGACCCGGAATACGGCGCTGCCTACTATAGCCGGGCTAATTTGTATTCAAAAATCGGTGATACAGATCATGCGACTGAAGACGCTGAAATGGTAACCCATTTGACCGAAATCAATATCGAGACCTTCGGTGATGAGAACAATGTCTGGCGTTCAAGACAGCTCCAGCTGGAAACCATTTCCAACGATAATTTGGCCATGAAACGATAA
- a CDS encoding AsmA-like C-terminal domain-containing protein, producing MPKRRKIWVTLISLSAILLCALIVLLVVTPQLINLETVKQEVKRLYARDLGGTIEYQRLKMAFFPRPHVVISDVRFTVPENVKGTIDSLKIYPKILPLITGDIEIRVVHSRSPNITVQFPETTETQKTDGKPFSLEAPVDWLKAIIESMPELKIPSIAITVRNGRVNFYKGQQRFLALQGVTSQIKHKGASIEFSAQCQSNYWENISIEGRYAESGFKLNSQIKLNQLRPHAVVEYLFPDHSLKMTNARANLTIDLMTDGPNNVRADIEGSIPYMYWQRANKELKINDTRVQARFEFKEDHLSLDLSRLDLTEPRLSLSGRLNIDARQPVVQLELEGRQINVGKAQKLALALTENAENVSDIFKILRDGDFERVTLQSQAPDWTQLADTKNLVIQGKLVGGKISIPVGSLELENVQGDATIANGILKGENAEAQMGKSFAKNGKLSIPLTDATAPFHIEALVQADLSQLPSVLARLIDDKQFQKELKLFKKVEGSALGMLVIGEDLRDTKVKVMASDFTVNTTYQRIPYRMTVKGGSFVLDGDQIALTNCDVRFGKSSLTGLSTRFGWQKASLLEASSTSAHIDLSQLHTWLGQMQTFEKDLKKIETIAGAILLQNPTLNGPLFKPAQWQVKSKGVIQNLMLSSAQIPGPVTITRGQFSCHNKQLKVNKWTAQVGQSIFSGLNATLKWGKKSSLTANAGASVINLDEVYAWLKSHRDLKKRVRDVPVLSGNLAFRSLTFDGPTSTQSKRKFTFSGVIDKWHIRSAKFPTDIELSGGELFWRRTRFDIQETNARFGTSTIRHLSFGKQWGKIPLIELNADSANIQIAELYPWLVSFDTLNKMFKGYKATGGKMILTELDFKGPVGASKAWQFHLSGDIKDLEWVSDFFKAPIQVKTVDFIAKDTPSAAGLNGRIDLSTVQIEWEDSQINLEGGATFSEDLLSLELQLTADQLKWSQIEQITSVEKTTAPDEKLGLRGGLSVELDSFTYNGFSWRPVHADITFGKTDTRIVIREANLCGIQFPGILKISGESFELYFNPVAKDQELDTSLTCLFDRPHLMAGSYNLGGELLGKARPSEFAKSLTGNLDFNSVEGRIYRFGLLAKIFALLNVTEIYRGEVPDLKGKGFAYNSMTANGVFKDGKLIITDTSIDSPSMGIAIEGDIDLIKNKVDLVVLVAPFKTVDRIVKIIPLVGNILGGNLISIPFRAIGDLGDPDVIPLSPTAVGSGLLGILERTLKLPITIIQPVLPDKKEQPSPKEKKSPGTSP from the coding sequence ATGCCCAAACGTCGCAAAATATGGGTCACCCTCATCAGCCTGTCTGCCATTTTGCTGTGCGCGCTGATAGTTCTGCTGGTGGTTACCCCGCAACTGATTAACCTGGAAACCGTCAAACAGGAGGTCAAACGCCTGTATGCCAGGGATTTAGGGGGCACAATTGAATACCAGCGTCTTAAAATGGCGTTTTTCCCGCGTCCGCATGTCGTGATTTCAGACGTTCGTTTTACTGTGCCTGAAAACGTCAAAGGAACGATAGATTCGCTGAAGATCTATCCGAAAATCCTGCCGCTGATCACCGGTGATATAGAAATCAGAGTGGTCCATTCGCGATCGCCGAATATTACGGTTCAATTCCCGGAAACCACAGAAACACAAAAAACAGATGGTAAACCGTTTTCGTTAGAAGCCCCCGTCGATTGGCTCAAGGCCATTATTGAATCGATGCCGGAGCTCAAGATTCCGAGCATCGCCATCACTGTTCGTAATGGCCGCGTCAATTTTTATAAGGGGCAACAGCGGTTTTTAGCACTTCAGGGTGTCACCAGCCAGATCAAACATAAGGGGGCATCCATTGAATTTTCGGCGCAATGCCAATCAAACTACTGGGAGAACATATCGATTGAAGGCCGGTACGCCGAATCCGGTTTTAAATTGAACAGCCAAATTAAATTGAATCAGCTCCGGCCGCATGCCGTGGTTGAATACCTATTTCCCGATCATAGCCTCAAAATGACCAATGCGCGCGCAAACCTAACCATCGACCTAATGACAGATGGTCCCAATAATGTGCGGGCTGATATTGAGGGGTCCATCCCGTATATGTACTGGCAACGTGCGAACAAAGAGCTAAAAATAAACGACACCCGTGTGCAGGCCCGTTTTGAATTCAAAGAAGACCACCTTTCGCTGGATCTTTCGCGGCTTGATTTGACAGAGCCCCGCTTGAGTCTATCGGGTCGTCTCAATATAGATGCCCGACAGCCCGTCGTTCAACTGGAACTGGAAGGCCGGCAGATCAATGTGGGCAAAGCCCAAAAATTAGCGCTGGCACTGACCGAAAATGCCGAAAACGTATCCGATATTTTTAAAATATTGCGTGACGGTGATTTTGAGAGAGTCACCCTGCAAAGCCAGGCACCTGATTGGACCCAACTGGCTGACACAAAAAATTTGGTGATCCAGGGCAAACTCGTCGGCGGGAAAATATCGATTCCGGTCGGCTCGCTGGAACTGGAGAATGTGCAGGGTGATGCCACGATTGCCAACGGCATCTTAAAGGGTGAAAATGCCGAGGCGCAAATGGGAAAGTCATTTGCGAAAAATGGCAAACTCTCCATCCCCCTGACAGATGCAACCGCCCCTTTTCATATTGAAGCACTTGTCCAGGCAGATCTGTCGCAGCTGCCTTCTGTTTTGGCCCGTCTGATCGATGACAAGCAATTTCAAAAAGAGCTAAAGCTTTTCAAAAAAGTTGAAGGCAGCGCTCTGGGCATGCTGGTGATTGGTGAAGATTTGCGTGATACCAAAGTGAAGGTCATGGCCTCTGACTTCACGGTCAATACAACCTACCAGCGAATACCTTATCGGATGACGGTAAAAGGCGGCAGCTTCGTTTTGGACGGGGATCAGATAGCGTTGACCAATTGCGATGTTCGTTTTGGAAAATCCAGCTTGACCGGGCTGTCAACCCGCTTTGGGTGGCAAAAAGCGTCACTGCTGGAAGCATCATCAACATCGGCCCACATCGATTTAAGCCAACTGCACACCTGGCTGGGCCAAATGCAAACATTTGAAAAGGACCTCAAAAAGATTGAGACCATCGCCGGCGCCATCCTTTTGCAAAACCCTACCCTAAATGGCCCCCTATTTAAGCCGGCCCAGTGGCAGGTGAAATCCAAAGGGGTGATTCAAAATCTGATGTTGAGCTCAGCTCAGATACCCGGTCCAGTGACCATCACACGGGGACAATTTAGCTGTCATAATAAGCAGTTGAAGGTAAATAAATGGACCGCTCAGGTTGGGCAGTCGATATTTTCAGGTCTGAATGCCACCCTCAAATGGGGTAAGAAATCGTCTTTGACGGCCAACGCCGGTGCAAGCGTGATAAATCTGGATGAAGTCTATGCCTGGCTCAAAAGCCATCGGGATCTGAAAAAACGTGTCAGAGATGTTCCGGTTTTAAGCGGTAACCTGGCCTTTAGGAGCCTGACATTTGATGGCCCCACCAGCACCCAATCGAAAAGAAAATTTACCTTCAGCGGCGTCATTGATAAATGGCATATCCGCTCAGCAAAATTTCCGACCGATATAGAGTTGAGCGGTGGCGAGTTGTTTTGGCGGCGCACGCGATTCGATATCCAGGAAACCAATGCCAGGTTCGGCACATCCACCATACGCCATCTATCATTCGGAAAGCAATGGGGTAAAATCCCCTTAATCGAGCTCAATGCCGATTCAGCCAATATCCAGATCGCAGAGCTTTACCCGTGGCTGGTGAGCTTTGACACCCTGAATAAAATGTTCAAAGGGTATAAAGCCACCGGGGGCAAAATGATACTTACGGAATTGGATTTCAAAGGTCCGGTGGGTGCATCCAAAGCCTGGCAATTCCATTTATCCGGCGACATAAAAGATTTAGAATGGGTATCGGATTTTTTCAAAGCCCCGATCCAGGTCAAAACAGTAGATTTTATTGCCAAGGACACCCCTAGCGCTGCAGGCCTCAACGGTCGTATCGATCTGAGCACGGTGCAAATTGAATGGGAAGACAGTCAGATTAACCTTGAGGGCGGTGCCACTTTTTCTGAAGACCTGTTGTCGCTTGAGTTGCAGCTGACAGCCGATCAGTTGAAATGGAGCCAGATTGAACAAATTACCAGCGTGGAGAAGACCACAGCGCCCGATGAAAAGCTAGGGCTGCGCGGCGGTTTGAGCGTAGAGTTAGACAGTTTTACCTATAATGGTTTTAGCTGGCGCCCGGTTCACGCTGACATTACCTTCGGTAAAACCGATACCCGAATTGTCATTCGGGAAGCCAACCTCTGCGGCATCCAGTTTCCCGGCATTCTTAAGATCTCCGGTGAGTCTTTTGAGCTGTATTTTAATCCGGTTGCAAAAGACCAGGAACTGGACACGAGTCTTACCTGCCTGTTTGACAGGCCGCATTTAATGGCGGGCAGTTACAATTTGGGGGGTGAGCTGCTGGGCAAGGCCCGGCCCAGCGAATTTGCAAAATCATTGACCGGAAATCTGGATTTTAATTCTGTAGAGGGTCGCATTTATCGTTTCGGCTTGCTGGCCAAAATTTTTGCATTGCTCAATGTCACCGAAATTTACCGGGGGGAAGTTCCGGATCTGAAGGGCAAAGGCTTTGCCTATAACTCGATGACGGCTAATGGTGTCTTTAAAGACGGCAAACTGATCATCACAGACACCTCCATTGACAGCCCCTCCATGGGTATCGCCATTGAGGGGGATATCGATTTGATCAAAAACAAAGTCGATCTGGTCGTATTGGTGGCCCCGTTTAAAACCGTTGATCGGATTGTGAAGATCATCCCCCTGGTCGGCAACATATTGGGGGGCAATCTGATTTCGATTCCGTTCAGAGCCATCGGCGATCTTGGGGACCCGGATGTCATACCGCTTTCACCGACGGCAGTGGGTTCAGGTTTATTAGGCATTCTGGAAAGAACCCTCAAGCTTCCGATTACCATTATTCAGCCGGTTCTTCCCGATAAAAAAGAGCAACCCTCACCCAAAGAAAAAAAATCGCCCGGCACATCTCCTTAA
- the murJ gene encoding murein biosynthesis integral membrane protein MurJ yields MSRSVYKKVGIASLIMMTSILLSNLIGLVREMVIAYFRGAGSEVDAYQLSFLIPEILNHILASGFLSITFIPIFSRYLSEKNESGGWRVFSIILSNFGALLIFFILIAEVFTAEIISVLAPGIDDPALKIAVIRMTRIILPAQIFFFASGLLMAVQYAKENFAIPALSPIIYNLCIILGGALLGSRLGMLGFSWGVLGGAACNFMVQVIGARRVGMTFRFSFELRHPDLKKYIVLTLPLMLGLTMTFSREFFFRIFGSYLPPGGISGINYALKIMLIPVALFGQAIGTAVYPFLARLVAENKLAEMNNLLNNTLRYLALVIPVSVLLMVVRNEVVSIIYQRGQFDAAATALTADILIYLLVGAFALAAYTIVPRAFYATQNTLFPAIYGSIAVLLSIPFYILGLRYFGAKGIAIAISISEILQVAVLYMIWNKRSQNTATRPVYVFYGKMIGLSVILGPLLVWFKANLLKGIDTATFTGSLLVIALTTTAFMAVMAVVAYGLKVNEITDVAGQMVNKIKQTIGLS; encoded by the coding sequence ATGTCGCGTTCCGTCTACAAAAAAGTTGGCATTGCTTCCCTGATAATGATGACATCGATTTTGCTGAGCAATCTAATCGGGTTGGTCAGGGAAATGGTCATTGCTTATTTTCGGGGAGCAGGGAGCGAAGTTGATGCCTATCAGCTCTCTTTTCTAATACCTGAAATATTAAATCATATTCTTGCCAGCGGTTTTCTTTCCATTACATTCATTCCAATTTTTTCCCGCTACCTCTCGGAAAAGAATGAGAGCGGGGGGTGGCGTGTATTTTCTATCATTCTGTCCAATTTTGGGGCGCTGCTCATATTTTTCATTCTCATCGCTGAAGTGTTTACCGCCGAAATCATTTCGGTGCTGGCACCTGGGATTGATGACCCTGCGCTCAAAATAGCGGTGATTCGTATGACCCGCATCATCCTTCCAGCTCAGATCTTCTTTTTTGCCAGTGGGCTATTAATGGCTGTCCAGTATGCCAAAGAAAATTTTGCGATACCCGCCCTGTCCCCGATTATCTATAATCTCTGTATCATTTTGGGCGGGGCTCTATTGGGTAGCCGGTTGGGGATGCTTGGTTTTTCCTGGGGGGTTTTGGGTGGTGCGGCCTGCAATTTTATGGTTCAGGTCATCGGCGCTCGAAGGGTTGGTATGACGTTTCGATTTTCATTTGAGCTCAGACATCCAGACCTTAAAAAGTATATCGTTTTAACACTTCCGCTGATGCTTGGCCTGACCATGACCTTTTCTCGAGAATTTTTTTTCAGGATTTTTGGTTCCTATCTCCCGCCGGGCGGAATTTCCGGCATCAACTATGCCCTCAAGATCATGCTCATTCCGGTTGCTTTATTCGGGCAGGCCATTGGAACAGCCGTTTATCCATTTTTGGCACGACTGGTCGCTGAAAACAAATTGGCGGAAATGAACAATCTGCTGAATAACACCCTGCGTTACTTAGCGCTGGTCATACCGGTTTCGGTATTGCTCATGGTGGTCCGAAATGAGGTGGTGTCTATCATTTACCAGCGCGGCCAATTTGATGCTGCCGCAACTGCCCTGACAGCGGATATTCTGATCTATTTGCTCGTGGGTGCGTTTGCTCTTGCGGCCTATACGATTGTGCCCAGGGCCTTTTATGCGACACAAAACACTTTATTTCCGGCTATTTATGGCAGCATAGCGGTTTTACTCAGCATCCCTTTTTATATTTTAGGATTGCGATATTTCGGAGCCAAGGGTATCGCCATCGCAATTTCAATTTCGGAGATTTTACAGGTGGCTGTGCTGTATATGATATGGAATAAAAGAAGCCAAAATACCGCAACTCGACCGGTTTATGTTTTTTATGGGAAGATGATTGGTCTCAGCGTCATTCTGGGACCACTGCTTGTCTGGTTTAAAGCAAACCTTCTGAAAGGGATTGATACTGCCACTTTTACTGGAAGTTTGTTGGTCATAGCCCTGACCACAACCGCTTTTATGGCCGTAATGGCAGTAGTTGCCTATGGATTGAAGGTTAACGAAATTACCGATGTAGCCGGGCAGATGGTCAATAAAATCAAACAAACCATCGGGCTTTCATAA
- a CDS encoding beta-ketoacyl-ACP synthase III, whose translation MQAIRILGTGSYVPPKRLTNSDLEKMGLDTTDEWIRKRTGVRERRIADPDVTAADLGCAASQRALAAAGLTVGDIDLIIMATITPDTCCPSAANWLQAKLDAPQAITFDVTAACSGFIFGLNVAEQYLMNKTCQRVLVVAAEIMTRTLDWQDRNTCILWGDGSGAAVLALGTDGHEILSTHIHTDGAKGQDLLLPGGGSKTTPISHESVDQGRHTLNMIEASLSFRVAVRHFIEAINEAVTFNDLTVDQISWIIPHQANIRMFQNIARSLKIPFDRFYLTLQKYGNISSASCAIALDEAASDGSIKAGDFVCLPVFGGGLTWGSALIRW comes from the coding sequence GTGCAAGCAATTCGCATCCTGGGAACCGGCTCTTACGTCCCGCCGAAGCGGTTGACCAATAGTGATCTGGAAAAGATGGGGCTGGACACCACCGATGAATGGATCCGCAAGCGCACCGGCGTGCGGGAACGAAGAATCGCGGATCCCGATGTTACAGCGGCTGACCTGGGGTGCGCGGCCTCTCAAAGAGCGCTGGCGGCCGCCGGTCTGACCGTCGGAGATATCGACTTAATCATCATGGCCACCATTACGCCGGACACCTGCTGTCCATCAGCCGCAAACTGGCTGCAGGCCAAACTGGACGCACCGCAAGCAATTACCTTTGATGTCACTGCAGCCTGTTCCGGCTTCATTTTCGGTTTAAACGTGGCCGAACAGTACCTAATGAACAAAACCTGCCAAAGGGTTTTGGTGGTGGCCGCTGAAATAATGACCCGTACCCTTGATTGGCAGGATCGAAATACCTGCATTCTGTGGGGCGACGGCTCCGGAGCTGCGGTGCTGGCATTGGGAACGGATGGTCACGAAATTCTATCCACCCACATCCACACAGACGGTGCCAAAGGACAGGATCTGCTGCTGCCTGGCGGCGGTTCAAAAACCACACCTATCTCCCATGAAAGCGTCGACCAGGGCCGACATACCCTGAATATGATTGAAGCCAGTTTGAGCTTCCGGGTGGCGGTGCGCCATTTTATCGAAGCCATCAATGAAGCTGTAACGTTCAACGATTTAACGGTCGATCAGATCAGCTGGATTATACCGCATCAGGCCAACATCCGTATGTTTCAAAACATTGCCAGATCGCTCAAAATCCCCTTTGACCGCTTTTACCTGACGCTGCAAAAATATGGCAATATCTCTTCGGCGTCCTGTGCCATTGCTTTGGATGAAGCTGCGAGTGACGGCAGTATCAAAGCTGGAGACTTCGTCTGCTTGCCGGTTTTCGGTGGCGGATTGACCTGGGGCAGTGCCCTAATTCGATGGTAG
- a CDS encoding radical SAM protein, with protein sequence MNATPPTFEQGPIRPPNEARSLLLRLTRNCPWNQCLFCPVYKRDKFSLRTVDEIKEDILAARQIADEIKALSEQLGHNGTVTDAVVSALFNQPGTSNQYQSIAAWLYYQTDACFLQDADNLIMSTKDLVTVLQFLKAQFPEIKRVTTYSRSRTVIRKSVDALKQIRAAGLDRVHIGLESGYDPLLKLMKKGVTGAQHIEAGKRLLAAGMQVSEYVMPGLGGQEMWRDHAVETAKVLNQINPHFIRLRSLRVPLHVPLHSRLEDGSFTMQTDDMLAEEIGLFIQTLDGINSTVTSDHIMNLLEEVSGKLPDEKEKMLAVVQAYQDLSDSDRLIYRAGRRGGAYRSIDDLKRDPATYQKIKNLIETVTQEEGPQGIEKMISEMVDRYI encoded by the coding sequence ATGAATGCTACCCCCCCCACATTTGAGCAGGGCCCCATCCGACCGCCCAATGAAGCCCGCAGTCTGCTGCTGCGATTGACGCGCAACTGCCCTTGGAACCAGTGCCTGTTTTGTCCGGTGTACAAACGCGACAAATTCTCGCTTCGAACCGTCGATGAAATAAAAGAGGATATACTCGCCGCAAGGCAGATTGCAGATGAAATCAAAGCGCTTTCAGAACAGCTGGGTCACAACGGCACTGTCACCGATGCGGTGGTCAGCGCGTTGTTCAATCAACCCGGCACCAGCAATCAATATCAAAGCATTGCTGCCTGGCTGTATTACCAGACAGATGCCTGTTTTTTGCAGGATGCAGATAACCTGATCATGAGCACCAAAGACCTGGTGACGGTGTTGCAGTTTTTAAAAGCGCAATTTCCCGAGATTAAGCGGGTGACCACTTATTCCCGGTCTAGAACCGTCATTCGCAAATCGGTTGACGCGTTAAAACAAATCCGCGCCGCCGGCCTCGATCGCGTTCATATCGGGCTGGAAAGTGGCTATGACCCCTTGCTGAAGCTGATGAAAAAGGGTGTTACCGGAGCGCAGCACATAGAAGCCGGTAAACGCTTGCTGGCTGCCGGCATGCAGGTATCTGAATACGTGATGCCCGGACTGGGCGGCCAAGAAATGTGGCGCGATCATGCCGTCGAAACCGCCAAGGTGCTCAATCAAATTAATCCCCATTTTATTCGTCTTCGCAGTCTCCGGGTCCCCCTGCATGTACCGCTGCACAGCCGGCTGGAAGATGGCAGCTTCACAATGCAAACCGACGATATGTTGGCCGAAGAAATCGGGCTTTTCATTCAAACCCTGGATGGCATCAACAGCACGGTCACCAGCGATCATATTATGAATCTGCTCGAAGAAGTCAGCGGCAAATTGCCAGATGAAAAGGAAAAAATGCTGGCTGTTGTTCAGGCCTATCAGGATCTTTCGGATAGCGACCGTCTGATTTATCGCGCCGGCCGCCGCGGCGGCGCCTATCGCTCAATTGATGATTTGAAGCGCGATCCGGCGACCTACCAAAAAATCAAAAACCTGATTGAAACCGTGACACAGGAAGAGGGCCCACAGGGAATCGAGAAAATGATTTCTGAAATGGTCGACCGGTACATCTGA
- a CDS encoding zinc-dependent alcohol dehydrogenase family protein, which produces MVLEQLGTISDHSKPLVLVDLPEPVPADNQILIKVSTCGVCHTELDEIEGRTPPPKLPVIPGHQIVGRVAACGDGVTRFSTGDRIGVAWIHSACGRCAFCKGDAENLCASFKATGRDVHGGYAEYTIVDEGFAYAIPEIFNDLQAAPLLCAGAIGYRSMRLCGAKNGQNLGLTGFGASAHLILKMVRYKYPDTKVFVFARSGTERDFARQLGAIWSGDTDAQPPEMLDAVIDTTPAWKPIVKALNCLKPGGRLVINAIRKEESDKKTLLSLDYPKHLWQEKEIKSVANVARSDVSEFLMLAAEIPIQPEVQSFKLQDANRALVELRQRKIRGAKVLQID; this is translated from the coding sequence ATGGTGCTAGAACAGCTGGGCACGATCTCTGATCACAGCAAACCCCTTGTGTTGGTCGATTTGCCGGAGCCGGTTCCTGCGGACAACCAGATCTTAATAAAAGTGTCCACCTGTGGCGTGTGCCACACGGAGTTGGATGAAATTGAGGGGCGCACCCCTCCGCCGAAATTACCGGTAATTCCCGGTCATCAAATTGTCGGCCGGGTGGCAGCCTGCGGAGATGGGGTCACCCGATTCAGCACCGGGGACCGCATCGGTGTTGCCTGGATACATTCGGCCTGCGGTCGTTGCGCGTTTTGTAAAGGCGACGCGGAGAATTTATGTGCGTCGTTTAAGGCTACCGGCAGGGATGTGCACGGTGGCTATGCTGAATATACGATCGTAGATGAAGGTTTTGCTTATGCCATCCCTGAAATTTTTAACGATCTGCAGGCGGCACCACTTTTATGTGCCGGCGCCATCGGCTATCGTTCGATGCGGCTTTGTGGCGCGAAAAATGGCCAGAACCTTGGCTTGACGGGTTTCGGCGCATCCGCCCATCTGATCTTAAAAATGGTGCGCTACAAGTATCCAGATACAAAGGTGTTTGTATTTGCCAGAAGCGGCACAGAACGTGATTTTGCACGTCAGTTGGGTGCCATCTGGTCTGGCGATACAGACGCGCAACCCCCCGAAATGCTCGATGCGGTTATTGATACCACGCCGGCGTGGAAGCCGATTGTAAAGGCTCTGAATTGCCTGAAACCGGGAGGTCGGCTGGTCATTAATGCCATCCGCAAGGAGGAAAGTGACAAAAAAACCCTGTTGAGCCTGGACTATCCAAAGCACCTCTGGCAGGAAAAAGAAATCAAAAGCGTGGCCAACGTGGCGCGCAGCGATGTCAGTGAGTTCTTGATGCTGGCCGCTGAAATTCCGATCCAACCTGAGGTGCAGAGTTTTAAACTGCAAGATGCCAATCGCGCTCTGGTTGAATTGAGGCAACGCAAGATAAGAGGCGCCAAAGTACTTCAAATAGATTAA